The sequence TTCTACCAACTGAGGTTTAACATCTTTGCCAGAAGCGTCTGGCGCCGTATCCATATGGGCGATAAAACCAATCGCTGGGATATCAGCCTCTACATTCGATGGCAAGGTCGCCATGATATAACCATTAGCATCCAGCGTGACATCGGATAAACCCAATTCGATCAGTTCTTGTTGCAGAAATCGAGCAAACTCAGTTTGGCCTGGTGTGCTCGGGCATGTTGCCTGCGACGGGTTAGATTGCGTGTCGAACGTGACATATTTGAGAAACCTGTCGATAAGACCTGTCATAATTTTCACCTTTATAGTGGTTGTGAACCCAAGTCATCTCATAATACGGATCGAAGCCAGTGGAATGTTGCGATGAATCAGTTTTATCTGATTTGACGAGCATTTTGTAAGGTCAATATAAGCCCAAACACTAATCCGTAGCTAGCCCTGAAACAAAGGGATACGCCCAATACACTACGCCCCACCGATTCAAATTAAGGGGGATGTGATTGATAGTCCAGCCTGAAATAATGATGTTAAGTTAACGTAGAGAAGATGAGATTAGACACTATGAAGCGTCCACATTTTGTTTCCACGCCTATTTTTGTTTCAGCTCTAGTCGCTGATAAAAAAGTGACAACAGCTACCAAGAGTGGCCTGGCAACCCAAACAACGCTAGCAAGTCCGCTCGAGCGTGAGCGAGTCGCATTGGTTAAACAACGACAGCAACGTGGTGGCTTCAGCGCTTAGTTTTGCTTACGCCAGATACAAAAAAAGCACCTGTCAAAGGTGCTTTTTATCATGCTTGTTTTATCGGTTAATGCCGATATCACGCTGCATGTGGCCAGATAGCTCGTTCGCGTAGTAAGTTGTTTCAACTTCACCTTTGCCGAACAGAATATCTAGTAAGTGTGCAATCAATCCTTTGAAGTTTACCGCGTAGGTCTTCTTATCCATAGAGGGTGCGATAGCGATGGTTTCGATGTTCACTGCTTGTGCCATGATTGCCTCTCTTGAAATTTGGTAACTCGTTGTTGTTGGTGACAATATTAGGCAAAAAAACGCTGTTTAAAAAATGACAAAATTTGGTATTTCAGATTAGATTTTCTAATAAAACAAATCTTTAACAACCTCTATATGCACCTATTTATTTGTGGTGAATTTTTATACCCAAAACAAACGATTTGGTGAATAAAAATTCCATACAGCACTCTATAAGTATAATTTGTTAGAAAAATGATAAACGAAAACCTCCCAAAAAATGGGAGGCTTTACGCATTTACCGTTAGCTCTATTTATTAACAAGCTTGAGCTGTTGTTTTTCTTTGTACAGTGATGCAATTGATGCCGCTGTCATGGTGAATAAAATCACACACAAGGAGAACCAAGTTGGAATTTCCCAAGGCGATCCTACCAATGCCATCTTGATACCGATGAATATCATAATGAACGACAGAGCAGGTTTGAGATACACAAATCGATTCATCATCCCTTCAAGAACAAAATAGAGCGAACGCAGCCCAAGCAGAGCAAACACGTTTGCTGCGAACACCAAGAATGGTTCACGGGTCACAGCAAAGATCGCCGGGATAGAGTCGAGCGCGAACAAAATATCCATAAAGGCAATCACACCTATTACCACCAGCATAGGGGTAAACACTCGCTTGCCATTTTCAACAATCGACAAGCTATTGCCATGATACGAGTCCGTCACCGGCAACAGTTTTCTAATCAATCGCTCTGGAAGTGGATTGATCTCATCGTCACCATGGTCACCATGGTCACCATGGTCACGCGCTAGTTGAATACCCGTCCAAATCAAGAAAGCGGCAAACAGATACATGACCCAGTGGAACTGAGCAAGCAACTGAGCACCGACACTGATCATGATGGCACGCAATACCAACGCACCAATCACACCCCACAGTAGCGCACGCGGACGCAAGTGCTGAGGTACAGAGTACTGGTGAAAGATGATAGCGAATACAAATAGGTTGTCGACGCTGAGCGATTTTTCAAGCAAATAGCCAGTTAGAAACGATACCATTGCTTTTTCTGCGCTGTAATCGCTGTCTGGCGCGTACACATGCCAAAATAGATAGATGGTTGCAGCAAACACGAATGCCAAGACAAACCAAAAACCGCTCCAAATCGCCGCTTTGCGAATGGTAATTTGACCGCCGCGAGTCTGATAGATATCCAATGCGACTAACACAAGAGTCAGCAGCAGGAAGCCAAGATAGATAGATGGGCTCATAAGTCCTCCGGGCGGAAAGACGGGACTGTTTTAGACGACCTTCCGCAAACCAATAACACACCAGCACACGAATGCACTGAGCCTTTGATTGCGTTGGTCTCGTCAAAGCGTTATGAAAACACTTATATTTGCCGGATAAGTTGATTGCTATAACAGCACTAACTTAACGAGATGACGACAAATAAACGGGTGACTACTCCCCAAAACGAGGCGATTGTAGGGTGAGATGAGAATGCTGTCTATAAGAAAAACCCAAAAAACGAAAAAGCCAGCATAATTAAGGATGCTGGCTTCACGTCTTGGTATGTAAAGTATTGATTATGCTTTATCTTTGCTCGTCGCTTTCTGGTTCGTTTCTTTCCAGTACTGAATACGACAACGATGCAGTTGTGCACGTCTCATCTTTTTCATGGTTAACTCCTTCTAAACTTTACGCATCTCACGTTACGTTTCTTATGTAACAGTGAAATGACAACCGTAAGACCGTTGTGTGACACTCTGTGAGTAACATCGATGAGCTTGTTGTGTTGAACACACTTGCTCGGCTAACGATTCCAAATCAAATGAATGCGCTCAGCGTCACTGGTCATTAATAGCGTCTTTGTTGCTAACGTATTCTGAATCTCATTTTTCCTGATCCAGGTAAACTGTTGGGACACAAAAGTGGGATGTAAGTTCAAAAATTCAACCAGTTTCTTATCCGCAGTTTGAGCCGTGCCCTGATTGATCAATTCTTCGACAGTGAGTATTTCATCACCAATTTTGACCTCAACCAAGTGATAGCTGTCTTTGCGCAAAGCAGTTTGAACATACGTAAAGTGATAAACGCTAAAAGGAAAAGAGTAGTTAACCTCGGTGACTTTACCTTCTGAATCGACCGCA is a genomic window of Vibrio sp. CB1-14 containing:
- a CDS encoding TerC/Alx family metal homeostasis membrane protein — protein: MSPSIYLGFLLLTLVLVALDIYQTRGGQITIRKAAIWSGFWFVLAFVFAATIYLFWHVYAPDSDYSAEKAMVSFLTGYLLEKSLSVDNLFVFAIIFHQYSVPQHLRPRALLWGVIGALVLRAIMISVGAQLLAQFHWVMYLFAAFLIWTGIQLARDHGDHGDHGDDEINPLPERLIRKLLPVTDSYHGNSLSIVENGKRVFTPMLVVIGVIAFMDILFALDSIPAIFAVTREPFLVFAANVFALLGLRSLYFVLEGMMNRFVYLKPALSFIMIFIGIKMALVGSPWEIPTWFSLCVILFTMTAASIASLYKEKQQLKLVNK